Proteins encoded together in one Salmo trutta chromosome 3, fSalTru1.1, whole genome shotgun sequence window:
- the LOC115177032 gene encoding fatty acid-binding protein 10-A, liver basic, with protein MAFSGTWQVYAQENYEEFLRAISLPEDVIKLAKDIKPVTEIQQNGNDFVITSKTPGKSVTNSFTIGKEADITTMDGKKIKCTVRLEGGKLMCNTDKFSSVQELKGGEMVETLTVGSTSLIRRSKKL; from the exons ATGGCCTTCAGTGGAACGTGGCAGGTGTACGCTCAGGAGAACTACGAGGAGTTTCTCAGGGCCATCT CCCTCCCAGAAGATGTTATCAAGCTGGCCAAAGACATCAAGCCCGTCACTGAGATCCAGCAGAACGGCAATGACTTTGTCATCACCTCCAAAACTCCTGGCAAGTCCGTCACCAACTCCTTCACCATCGGCAAAGAGGCCGACATCACCACCATGGATGGCAAAAAGATCAAG TGCACTGTCAGACTGGAGGGAGGAAAGCTGATGTGCAACACAGATAAATTCTCCAGCGTCCAGGAGCTCAAGGGAGGAGAGATGGTTGAG ACGCTGACAGTGGGCTCTACGTCACTCATCAGGAGGAGCAAAAAGTTGTGA
- the LOC115165443 gene encoding myomesin-3-like, which produces MDITVGSPRFPMFNLQKGKSYCFRVRSVIKFGVSESSEPSLPISLGQPQVHGLKSKKEYVFRVKSVGRAGNSTYSNESPPILVCNLDGGGQYYQFRVFAANVVGVGKPSEPSEAFLCEEWTMPEPGCPYDLEFREVRHNSLVVLWAVPLYEGQQGPITGYLVELSEGDQSQSWTAVNEKPIADTVFKVSGLQSGQTYRLRVCAFNKAGMGIPSLPSELIRAQTQPDTRDIEIGVDNDGFIFLAFEATEITEKSTFVWSKNYKEAIEATIGTAMSILTFTNATKEDLGLYTVEMSDNSDISSSFTFAAEDLERLTELGSDSPALQVAGGGVRGKGACVSGCRLRARATLQSSASFSTTERSLVLQPIKINFDKASGLIEILFDQLSKEDEGSYTAQLCDGRAKNQFTQVLVDERPYFLEFLSWTVTEDCEFIIKCKVTNVSKDTTLKWFKDGVETPAVYDQQTGVSTMTVQQVTKKEAGHCKAVASDGRGQDVSTLELLHEEYDKLLQLLSKQCALSAGPVRIQCTAVGFKLYCSLKYYISYMKTSWHFKESRIGQLERCKPGSSMQKLRVEVFAPTENDKGKYTLEMFDDQEKHTRSLGLSGQAFADALLKYQRLKQVTVAAKNRAKVTKGLPDVVAIMESKSLCLTCFADGDHAPEMFWLRNDKGIASGGPVQHRQRE; this is translated from the exons ATGGACATCACGGTGGGCTCTCCCAGGTTCCCCATGTTTAACCTACAGAAGGGGAAGTCCTATTGCTTCCGGGTGCGCTCCGTCATCAAGTTTGGCGTGAGCGAATCCTCAGAGCCAAGCCTGCCAATCTCACTGGGACAACCCCAAG TCCATGGTCTGAAGTCGAAGAAGGAGTATGTGTTCAGAGTGAAGTCTGTGGGGCGAGCTGGGAACAGTACCTACTCCAACGAGTCTCCCCCTATCTTG GTCTGTAACCTGGATGGAGGGGGGCAATACTATCAGTTCCGTGTTTTTGCTGCCAACGTGGTTGGTGTTGGTAAACCCTCTGAGCCCAGTGAGGCTTTCCTGTGTGAGGAGTGGACCATGCCTGAGCCAG GCTGCCCTTATGACCTGGAATTCAGGGAGGTGAGGCATAACTCTCTAGTCGTCCTGTGGGCAGTGCCTCTCTACGAAGGACAGCAAGGACCAATCACAGGGTACCTGGTGGAGCTGAGCGAGGGCGACCAATCACAGAGCTGGACTGCTGTGAATGAAAAGCCAATTGCAGACACCGTTTTCAAG GTGTCAGGTCTCCAGTCTGGTCAGACCTATCGTCTCAGAGTGTGTGCCTTcaacaaggctggaatgggcatCCCTTCTCTGCCCTCTGAGCTTATCAGAGCCCAGACCCAACCAG ACACCAGAGACATAGAGATTGGTGTGGACAATGATGGCTTCATCTTCCTGGCCTTTGAGGCCACTGAAATTACGGAGAAGAGCACGTTTGTCTGGAGCAAGAACTACAAAGAGGCTATTGAAGCTACAATAGGTACTGcaat GTCCATCCTAACCTTCACAAACGCCACTAAAGAGGACCTGGGCCTGTACACAGTAGAGATGAGTGACAACTCAGACATCTCTTCCAGTTTCACCTTCGCTGCGGAAG atctggagagactgactgagcTCGGCAG TGATAGCCCTGCGCTCCAAGTGGCAggtggaggtgtcagaggaaagggAGCGTGCGTCTCTGGATGCAGACTGAGAGCCCGAGCAACGCTGCAGAGCTCCGCCTCGTTCTCAACGACAGAGAGATCTCTAGTACTGCA gcCCATAAAGATTAACTTTGATAAGGCCAGTGGGCTGATAGAGATCCTGTTTGACCAGCTGTCTAAGGAGGACGAGGGCTCCTACACAGCTCAGCTCTGCGACGGCCGCGCCAAGAACCAGTTCACCCAGGTGCTCGTGGACGAGA GACCCTATTTTCTGGAGTTTTTGTCATGGACCGTGACAGAGGACTGTGAGTTTATAATCAAATGCAAG GTGACCAACGTAAGCAAGGATACGACTCTGAAGTGGTTCAAGGACGGCGTGGAGACTCCAGCTGTGTATGACCAGCAGACTGGAGTCAGCACCATGACTGTGCAACAG GTGACTAAGAAGGAGGCAGGCCACTGCAAAGCTGTGGCGTCTGATGGTAGAGGACAGGATGTGAGCACACTGGAGTTACTACATGAAG AGTATGACAAGCTCCTCCAACTCCTGAGCAAACAGTGTG CGCTGTCTGCAGGCCCAGTGAGGATTCAATGCACTGCTGTGGGCTTCAAGCTCTACTGCTCTCTCAAGTACTATATCAGCTACATGAAGACCAGCTGGCACTTCAA GGAGAGTAGGATTGGCCAGTTGGAGAGGTGTAAGCCCGGCAGCAGTATGCAGAAGCTGCGGGTCGAGGTCTTTGCGCCCACGGAGAACGATAAGGGGAAGTACACCCTGGAGATGTTTGATGATCAAGAAAAGCACACCCGCTCACTAGGCCTATCTGGACAAG cCTTTGCTGATGCTCTTTTGAAATACCAGAGGTTGAA GCAAGTGACGGTTGCTGCGAAAA ATCGGGCCAAGGTGACCAAGGGCCTACCAGATGTGGTAGCTATTATGGAGAGTAAA TCTCTGTGCTTGACCTGCTTCGCTGACGGTGACCATGCCCCAGAGATGTTCTGGCTGAGGAACGACAAAGGCATCGCCTCGGGGGGGCCAGTTCAACATCGCCAACGAGAATAA